One part of the Sorangiineae bacterium MSr11954 genome encodes these proteins:
- a CDS encoding ABC transporter substrate-binding protein, translating to MAIPYSFAIHDYFRELNESGGIRGCPIDYDLRDDAYDVTKAQAIWDLWKAAPDWDEVVQVMTWGDDATLNLSPQATQEGKPLVSGSHAGLLASPRPIDVIVDVPDVGANFQEALLPQQFKSPGFPNNFFASTDDSTSARGAVFHVRQNQAKRLGFFYCNTAAFCRRPSPAAHAYAREIGLPIGRDLFLEPNEDEASYREKIRYYFRGEIDYKKSHPDYDMVDWVWVGSSPRAMALIAKAVASVQQELRASMPNPIQLIANERAFDEGLYARCGAACVGNVHGALPSLAFGDMSYPSREMPKVVALYDKWRTIDGSGSRAVFADGVSLDARTVNYVKGYVSALVFRMAVERVLDAGKTVTAQNVKEAYESFASVGTGGLTENLAFRPEDHRPQGTVYVYKFSPAGELLSEPPPRLTKLDRSWLGW from the coding sequence ATGGCAATCCCATACAGTTTTGCGATTCATGACTACTTTCGCGAGTTGAATGAGAGCGGCGGGATCCGAGGCTGCCCGATCGATTACGATCTGCGGGATGACGCCTACGATGTCACCAAGGCACAAGCCATTTGGGACCTCTGGAAGGCGGCGCCCGATTGGGACGAAGTGGTTCAGGTCATGACCTGGGGTGACGATGCGACGCTCAACCTTTCCCCGCAAGCCACTCAGGAAGGAAAGCCGCTCGTCAGCGGCTCGCATGCAGGGCTCCTTGCCTCACCGCGCCCCATCGACGTGATCGTCGACGTCCCAGACGTCGGAGCGAATTTTCAGGAAGCGCTATTGCCGCAGCAGTTCAAGAGCCCGGGCTTCCCGAACAACTTCTTCGCCAGCACGGACGACTCGACGAGCGCTCGGGGTGCGGTGTTTCACGTAAGGCAGAACCAGGCCAAACGCCTGGGGTTCTTTTACTGCAACACCGCGGCTTTCTGTAGGAGGCCGTCGCCCGCCGCGCACGCGTACGCGAGAGAGATAGGTCTGCCGATCGGGCGCGATCTCTTCCTCGAGCCAAACGAGGACGAGGCAAGCTACCGCGAAAAGATCCGCTATTATTTTCGCGGCGAGATCGATTATAAAAAATCCCACCCCGACTACGATATGGTCGATTGGGTCTGGGTCGGGAGCTCACCACGCGCCATGGCGCTCATCGCGAAAGCCGTAGCTTCCGTCCAGCAGGAGCTGCGCGCGTCCATGCCGAACCCCATCCAACTGATCGCCAACGAGCGGGCCTTCGACGAGGGCCTCTATGCTCGCTGCGGCGCGGCTTGCGTCGGCAACGTGCATGGCGCTCTACCTTCCCTCGCCTTCGGCGATATGTCTTACCCCTCGCGGGAAATGCCAAAGGTCGTTGCGCTTTACGACAAGTGGCGCACCATCGACGGGTCGGGCAGCAGGGCGGTGTTCGCCGACGGGGTAAGCCTCGATGCGCGCACCGTCAATTACGTCAAAGGCTATGTCAGCGCGCTCGTGTTTCGCATGGCGGTCGAGCGCGTCCTCGATGCGGGCAAAACGGTGACGGCGCAAAATGTGAAGGAGGCCTACGAGTCCTTCGCGAGCGTAGGCACGGGTGGTCTGACCGAGAACTTGGCCTTCAGGCCCGAAGATCATCGTCCCCAAGGCACCGTCTACGTCTACAAATTCAGCCCCGCAGGCGAGCTGCTGAGCGAACCTCCTCCCCGCCTCACGAAGCTCGACCGATCATGGCTCGGATGGTGA
- a CDS encoding ATP-binding protein yields MKRRNSAKNGHMSLNENDTENETEPTVTGNLTDRAGSLESTIGEQPVPATFAVLIESVKDYAIFMLDARGMVATWNAGAKRIKGYEPHEIIGQYFAKFYPPEVAASGKCEMELEVAARDGRFEDEGWRVRKDGSRFWANVIITALRDEHDHLVGFAKVTRDLTERRKAEDERIEYAKLQEASNIKDQFLATISHELRTPLNAILGWASLLKTSEDLQEIAKGLETIERNGEAQAVIIDDMLDMSRIVTGKMRIDPRAVDLAAIVRDAIEVVRPAADAREIRLYPTGVEEPIRLVGDPVRLQQVAWNFLSNAVKFCGKGGSVSIALTREDSSVLLRVADTGQGIAAEFLPYVFEPFRQAESGPARRVGGVGLGLAIVKHIVALHGGVVSAESAGPGQGASFTAKLPVRAVAPVEPEIPKATPAKPGPAPGQSALRLDGIRVLAIDDEADAREILKTLFRMRGATAYLAGSAEEGRQALASFKPHIIVSDVGMPGEDGYQFMRSVRALPKENGGVTPAIALTAYAYAVDRQRALDAGFNYHFAKPVDYADLIRAMHNLVSVVDTPWRRGAE; encoded by the coding sequence ATGAAACGTCGAAACAGTGCAAAAAATGGGCACATGTCCTTGAACGAGAACGACACCGAGAACGAGACGGAGCCAACCGTAACTGGCAACCTTACCGATCGTGCCGGGTCGCTCGAGTCGACCATCGGGGAACAGCCAGTCCCCGCGACGTTCGCCGTCCTCATCGAGAGCGTCAAAGACTACGCGATCTTCATGCTGGACGCGCGTGGGATGGTCGCGACCTGGAACGCGGGCGCAAAGCGGATCAAGGGTTATGAGCCGCACGAGATCATCGGCCAGTACTTCGCGAAATTTTATCCTCCCGAGGTGGCCGCGAGCGGCAAGTGCGAAATGGAGCTCGAGGTGGCGGCGCGCGATGGGCGCTTCGAGGACGAGGGGTGGCGCGTCCGCAAGGACGGCAGCCGGTTCTGGGCCAACGTGATCATCACCGCGCTGCGCGACGAGCACGATCACCTCGTGGGGTTCGCAAAAGTGACACGCGACTTGACCGAGCGACGAAAGGCCGAGGACGAACGGATCGAGTACGCCAAGCTCCAAGAGGCGAGCAACATCAAGGACCAGTTCCTCGCCACCATCTCCCACGAGCTGCGGACACCGTTGAACGCGATCCTGGGGTGGGCCTCGCTCCTCAAGACCTCGGAGGATCTGCAGGAGATCGCCAAAGGTCTGGAGACCATCGAGCGCAATGGGGAGGCGCAAGCCGTCATCATCGACGACATGCTCGACATGTCGCGCATCGTCACGGGCAAGATGCGCATCGATCCGCGGGCCGTCGATCTCGCGGCCATCGTCCGCGATGCGATCGAGGTGGTGCGCCCCGCCGCGGACGCAAGAGAGATTCGACTCTATCCCACGGGGGTGGAGGAGCCGATACGGCTGGTTGGCGATCCGGTACGCCTTCAGCAAGTGGCTTGGAACTTTCTTTCGAACGCGGTGAAGTTCTGCGGAAAGGGAGGCTCCGTATCCATCGCATTGACGCGCGAGGACTCGAGCGTCCTGCTCCGCGTGGCCGACACCGGACAAGGTATCGCGGCGGAGTTTCTCCCCTACGTCTTCGAGCCCTTTCGCCAGGCGGAGAGCGGCCCCGCGCGCCGAGTGGGCGGCGTCGGCCTCGGTTTGGCCATCGTCAAGCACATCGTGGCGTTGCACGGGGGCGTCGTATCGGCCGAGAGCGCGGGGCCGGGTCAGGGAGCGTCGTTCACGGCCAAGCTCCCGGTCCGCGCCGTTGCCCCGGTGGAGCCGGAGATTCCCAAAGCCACGCCGGCCAAGCCTGGACCCGCCCCTGGGCAGAGCGCGCTGCGGCTCGACGGAATCCGCGTGCTCGCCATCGACGACGAGGCGGATGCGCGCGAGATCCTGAAGACGCTCTTTCGAATGCGCGGCGCGACGGCATATCTGGCGGGGTCCGCCGAAGAGGGCCGCCAAGCGCTCGCGTCGTTCAAGCCGCATATCATCGTGAGCGACGTCGGTATGCCGGGCGAAGACGGATATCAATTCATGCGGAGCGTCCGCGCGCTCCCCAAGGAGAACGGCGGGGTGACCCCCGCGATCGCGCTCACGGCCTATGCGTATGCCGTGGACCGGCAACGTGCGCTCGACGCGGGGTTCAACTACCATTTCGCCAAACCCGTCGACTATGCCGACCTCATTCGCGCGATGCACAACCTCGTCAGCGTGGTCGATACACCTTGGCGGAGAGGTGCGGAGTGA
- a CDS encoding cytochrome c gives MARPLLLSSYVFLCSAALFLLMNGCGDSNSQDSGAPPTSNTDDGETQAARGAQLYGAHCASCHGPSGEGSGEAPPLVGKEALPLHPRSTQRVRTNQFHTALDVAQFAVRTMPPKSPGSLKETEYWDIIAFDLKANGVSVAGVHIDATSTANIKLR, from the coding sequence ATGGCCCGACCCCTTCTATTATCGTCGTACGTCTTTCTTTGCTCCGCAGCTCTTTTCCTGCTCATGAACGGATGTGGAGACTCGAACTCACAAGATTCGGGAGCTCCGCCGACGAGCAACACCGATGACGGTGAAACGCAGGCCGCGCGAGGCGCGCAGCTGTACGGTGCGCACTGCGCCTCATGCCATGGGCCGAGCGGCGAAGGCTCGGGGGAAGCTCCTCCGCTCGTGGGCAAGGAGGCGCTTCCGTTGCATCCGCGGTCCACACAAAGGGTGCGAACGAACCAATTCCACACCGCCCTCGACGTCGCGCAGTTCGCGGTGAGGACCATGCCGCCCAAAAGTCCCGGATCGCTCAAGGAAACCGAATATTGGGACATCATCGCCTTCGATTTGAAAGCCAACGGGGTCTCGGTGGCTGGCGTGCACATCGACGCGACGAGCACCGCCAACATCAAGTTGCGTTGA
- a CDS encoding low affinity iron permease family protein, with amino-acid sequence MEDRFRKFAHATAEKAGTSAAFFIAVAVIAIWAVSGPMFHFSDTWQLVINTGTTIVTFLMVFLIQNTQNRDAKAIHLKLDELIRSNARARNGLLALEDMSDDDLKHLQSEFEQLRERVHHVRKSRSDLHENG; translated from the coding sequence ATGGAAGACCGCTTTCGAAAATTCGCTCACGCGACCGCCGAAAAAGCAGGGACGTCGGCGGCCTTCTTCATCGCCGTCGCCGTCATCGCCATCTGGGCGGTGAGCGGACCAATGTTCCACTTCTCGGACACCTGGCAGCTGGTGATCAATACGGGAACGACCATCGTGACGTTCTTGATGGTCTTCCTCATTCAGAACACCCAAAATCGTGACGCGAAGGCGATCCATTTGAAGCTCGATGAGCTCATTCGCAGCAACGCCCGCGCGCGCAATGGCCTCCTAGCGCTGGAGGACATGAGCGATGACGATCTGAAGCACTTGCAGAGCGAGTTCGAACAGCTCCGCGAGCGCGTTCACCACGTTCGCAAGAGCCGCTCGGATCTCCATGAAAACGGTTGA
- a CDS encoding AraC family transcriptional regulator, whose amino-acid sequence MRRFLLLAPTFILEPPRPYRRLTPTLLVACREPFWLECGDDSSLSARVALIAPKVPRRRLVAVNSDLAIFDLPIHSRFGEEPVQSLDFERFTSLLPALAEAFAGKLSCAGVDRLFESAVQIISGQAPTPPTLDPRIERALELIDELPFDEVTLTALARRLSLSSSRLRHLFKEVTGNSVSHYTRWAAVWRAVSLWSQGRKLTEIAHQVGFHDLAHLDHAFIDVFGLNPSTVINPENVTLIRCP is encoded by the coding sequence ATGCGCCGATTCCTGCTGCTGGCGCCCACGTTCATCCTGGAGCCTCCCCGTCCCTATCGGCGCCTCACACCGACCTTGCTCGTGGCGTGCAGGGAACCATTTTGGCTCGAGTGCGGCGATGACTCGTCCCTGTCGGCCCGTGTCGCACTGATAGCCCCGAAAGTACCGCGACGGCGCTTGGTGGCCGTCAACAGCGATTTGGCGATCTTCGACCTGCCGATACATTCACGGTTCGGCGAAGAGCCCGTGCAATCCCTCGACTTCGAGCGATTCACCTCGCTGTTGCCGGCGCTGGCGGAGGCGTTCGCGGGCAAGCTGTCCTGCGCCGGGGTCGATCGGCTGTTCGAATCGGCCGTGCAGATCATCTCGGGCCAGGCGCCAACCCCGCCGACCCTCGATCCGCGGATCGAGCGCGCGCTGGAGCTCATCGACGAGCTGCCCTTCGACGAGGTGACCTTGACCGCGCTGGCGCGCCGTTTGTCGTTGTCCTCCTCGCGCTTGCGGCATCTGTTCAAGGAGGTCACCGGCAATAGCGTGAGCCACTACACGCGTTGGGCCGCGGTGTGGCGGGCCGTCTCGCTATGGTCGCAAGGACGAAAGCTCACGGAAATCGCGCACCAGGTCGGCTTTCACGATCTCGCGCACCTCGATCATGCGTTCATCGACGTCTTTGGCCTCAATCCATCGACGGTCATCAATCCGGAGAATGTCACGCTAATCCGCTGTCCGTGA
- a CDS encoding lipase family protein, producing MANVTRTGGYMVLALLLGGCSAGGAEDPVQNAAGPAPIVVLDGTEPAALELASAQTNDWNCKPTAEHPEPVVLMHGLGATGAGNWFFHGPQLASKGYCVFSPTYGTGVLGPWVGGIGSMAESAAELDAFVDKVLAATGASQVDIVGHSEGTTVPAYYVKFLGGASKVKRFVGFGANYQGTTLGGLSTLIRLLTSAAPGLADLFSRHACASCLEFMPDSPFMQKLNAGGVAVAGPIYTNIVSRHDQVVTPYTSGVLQAANVTNIVLQDACSQDFSGHLGLAIDPNVTQLVLRALDPENAAPLKCQPFFTFGL from the coding sequence ATGGCGAACGTTACACGTACCGGTGGATACATGGTGCTCGCGCTCCTGCTCGGCGGCTGTAGTGCTGGGGGGGCCGAGGATCCCGTTCAAAACGCCGCCGGCCCCGCGCCGATCGTGGTCCTCGACGGCACCGAGCCCGCCGCCCTCGAGCTGGCCAGCGCCCAAACGAACGACTGGAACTGCAAGCCGACCGCGGAACATCCCGAGCCCGTCGTGCTCATGCACGGCCTCGGCGCGACCGGTGCTGGCAATTGGTTCTTCCACGGGCCCCAGCTGGCGAGCAAAGGCTATTGCGTATTCTCTCCGACCTATGGCACCGGCGTGCTCGGGCCTTGGGTCGGCGGCATCGGTTCGATGGCCGAGAGCGCCGCCGAGCTCGATGCCTTCGTCGACAAAGTCCTTGCAGCCACCGGCGCTTCGCAAGTCGACATCGTCGGGCACTCGGAGGGCACCACCGTTCCGGCCTACTACGTCAAATTCCTTGGTGGTGCATCCAAGGTCAAACGGTTCGTGGGCTTCGGCGCCAACTACCAGGGCACCACCCTCGGCGGGCTTTCGACCTTGATTCGCTTGCTGACGAGCGCCGCACCCGGTCTGGCCGATCTGTTCAGCCGTCATGCGTGCGCGTCTTGTCTGGAGTTCATGCCCGACTCGCCGTTCATGCAAAAGCTCAACGCGGGCGGGGTCGCGGTGGCCGGGCCTATTTACACGAACATCGTCTCACGCCACGACCAAGTGGTAACCCCGTATACCAGCGGGGTGCTCCAGGCGGCGAATGTGACCAACATCGTGCTGCAGGACGCCTGTTCGCAGGATTTCAGCGGCCACTTGGGCTTGGCCATCGATCCCAATGTCACGCAGTTGGTGCTGCGGGCGCTGGATCCCGAGAACGCCGCGCCGCTGAAGTGTCAGCCGTTCTTCACCTTCGGTCTCTGA
- a CDS encoding sensor histidine kinase, with translation MNEATPSPLASLLVTARDALLERWAQRLLHDPEVPSAQRLSRPALEDNFPVLIERIVQRLERMAANQDGGKPEHSQSEDVGVAHARHRFAAQYTIAEALRELRHFRGAVLDICDEHRSALTIGEARVLHATIDESMEIAASEIEGMAVRRFEHVMAIVAHDLRAPLQVITGHATLLKEGLALGASDCAIVGAALERSSKQMVRLIEDLGLASELELGHLSIQRRSVDARSIVQNVIEQLRYIANRKSITLATTMPEQPVLAVCDPERIEQALGNIVSNAIHFTPRAGQIRIDLKASLKQAMFRVLDSGPGIAPEHREHVFHPFWKGSSTRRTGMGLGLAIARGIVEAHGGTIFVTSPPGSGAVFCFTISLEADEAPSESIEIGSR, from the coding sequence ATGAATGAGGCAACCCCAAGTCCCCTTGCATCGCTCCTCGTGACGGCACGCGATGCGCTCCTCGAACGATGGGCGCAACGGCTCCTCCATGATCCCGAGGTGCCCAGCGCACAACGACTCTCGAGGCCCGCGCTCGAAGACAACTTCCCCGTGCTCATCGAGCGCATCGTTCAGCGACTCGAGCGAATGGCCGCGAACCAGGACGGTGGCAAGCCGGAGCACAGCCAATCCGAGGACGTCGGCGTCGCCCATGCTCGCCATCGCTTCGCCGCGCAATACACCATCGCGGAAGCGCTCCGGGAGCTCCGCCACTTCCGCGGGGCGGTCCTGGATATTTGTGACGAGCATCGGAGCGCGCTGACGATCGGGGAAGCGCGCGTGCTGCACGCGACCATCGACGAGTCCATGGAGATCGCGGCGAGCGAAATCGAAGGGATGGCGGTGCGCCGATTCGAACACGTGATGGCCATCGTCGCCCACGATTTGAGGGCCCCTCTTCAAGTGATCACCGGACATGCGACGCTCTTGAAGGAGGGCCTGGCGCTCGGCGCCTCGGATTGTGCGATCGTGGGGGCCGCGCTCGAGCGGAGCTCCAAGCAAATGGTGCGGCTCATCGAAGATTTGGGCCTCGCCTCCGAGCTGGAGCTCGGACATCTCTCCATCCAGCGCCGGAGCGTGGACGCGCGATCCATCGTCCAGAACGTCATCGAGCAACTGCGCTACATCGCCAATCGCAAATCGATTACCCTCGCGACCACGATGCCCGAGCAACCGGTGCTCGCGGTGTGCGATCCCGAGCGCATCGAGCAAGCGTTGGGCAACATCGTATCGAATGCCATTCATTTCACGCCGCGCGCGGGGCAAATCCGCATCGATCTCAAGGCGTCGCTGAAACAAGCCATGTTCCGTGTGCTCGACAGCGGACCGGGTATTGCGCCGGAGCACCGGGAGCACGTCTTTCATCCTTTCTGGAAAGGGTCGAGCACCCGTCGAACGGGCATGGGGCTCGGTCTCGCCATCGCGCGCGGTATCGTCGAGGCCCACGGCGGGACCATCTTCGTCACCAGCCCGCCGGGCTCCGGTGCCGTTTTCTGCTTCACCATTTCCCTCGAGGCCGACGAAGCGCCCAGCGAGAGCATCGAGATTGGTTCGCGCTGA
- a CDS encoding TipAS antibiotic-recognition domain-containing protein, with protein MKPEEELEGFDPSKYAEEAEARWGHTEAYAESQRRAKGYREEDWQTIQSQVDANVRAFAALFQSRVPARDPRAMDLAEEHRQHIDRWFYACSYSAHVGLSRLYVSDERFAAYYEKHAAGLTQFIADAIAANAQRYGEGTG; from the coding sequence ATGAAACCGGAAGAAGAGCTCGAAGGATTCGACCCGTCCAAGTACGCCGAAGAAGCCGAGGCCCGCTGGGGTCACACCGAGGCGTACGCCGAAAGCCAGAGGCGCGCAAAGGGCTACCGCGAAGAAGATTGGCAGACGATCCAGTCGCAGGTCGACGCCAATGTGCGCGCGTTCGCAGCGCTCTTTCAATCGAGGGTGCCCGCCCGCGATCCCCGCGCAATGGACCTGGCCGAGGAGCACCGCCAACACATCGATCGATGGTTCTACGCGTGCTCCTATTCGGCACACGTCGGATTGTCACGATTGTACGTCTCCGACGAACGATTCGCAGCCTACTACGAGAAGCACGCCGCCGGGCTGACACAGTTCATCGCCGACGCCATCGCCGCCAACGCGCAGCGCTATGGCGAGGGGACCGGATAA